One Pecten maximus chromosome 16, xPecMax1.1, whole genome shotgun sequence DNA window includes the following coding sequences:
- the LOC117314578 gene encoding uncharacterized protein LOC117314578: MTNNKIHPVMTERQSVPKESLTASQLNVVIMDMVHVNENWNKCQLICRGNPITDAGKRLHMLKMLIVVLIPVVVLTGMTANTFIVSLDNYISLLNIRNILYFSIELGWLLRMMQRERDISALYISSKSPQTKDFLLNRYPDTDIGLQNLSFWPTSATIVRTEFQTKESFLSYLNRHRYQLESYNRTSKDEVAFYSDSIEVFIKWLYQAIVEARSGTVWPKLVAYQEIVVASEYFGRERGLGVSFYAIGGFATRDEYLDFVESQDIANITFESARRYSELAYSIYEDTLVRNSSVIQPINEMRREIRSNKSSAVKGSFKYANWWFENMTVYQDTLREVQIRLALEIDEILRKEAEDDLKNIVIISVVFGIILIICPLIVFAVYSLTSAIQKYSISIANRTKALNKEKKRTDTLLYQMLPRSVAERLKRDEEIGPENYPESTVLFSDIMGFTQIAAQCSPMQVVDMLNRLYLCFDERLELFDVYKVETIGDAYMVVSGVPKLNGRRHATEVASMAVDIVEHIDRLEIPHLPGTKFKLRIGCHSGPVVAAVIGTKMPRYCLFGVTINVASAMESFGAANKIHISETTRDLLCEFGGFVVELRTDIPVQLKTELENTFRGVVRTYWLLTREGNNALASGSTFSSIDSQ; the protein is encoded by the exons ATGACGAACAACAAAATCCACCCGGTTATGACTGAGAGACAGTCAGTTCCAAAGGAATCCCTTACAGCCTCTCAACTGAATGTTGTCATTATGGATATGGTCCATGTAAATGAAAACTGGAACAAATGTCAACTCATATGTCGAG GAAACCCCATCACGGACGCTGGGAAACGTCTACACATGTTAAAGATGTTGATAGTGGTCCTGATACCAGTGGTGGTGCTAACCGGAATGACAGCAAATACATtcattgtctcccttgacaactACATCAGCTTGTTAAACATTCGGAATATCCTCTACTTTAGTATTGAGTTAGGGTGGCTCTTACGTATGATGCAGCGAGAACGAGATATTAGCGCATTGTACATAAGTAGTAAGAGTCCCCAGACAAAGGATTTCTTATTAAATCGATACCCAGATACAGATATTGGACTCCAGAATCTGTCGTTCTGGCCTACCAGTGCCACCATTGTCAGGACAGAATTTCAAACAAAGGAAAGCTTTCTGTCTTATCTGAACCGTCACCGATATCAGCTGGAGTCGTACAACAGAACATCGAAGGACGAGGTAGCATTCTACTCGGACAGCATCGAGGTCTTCATAAAGTGGTTGTACCAAGCAATCGTCGAAGCTCGATCTGGAACAGTTTGGCCCAAATTAGTGGCGTATCAGGAAATCGTTGTTGCTAGTGAGTACTTCGGAAGAGAACGAGGACTAGGGGTATCCTTTTATGCTATAGGTGGATTTGCAACTCGAGACGAGTATCTTGATTTCGTGGAAAGTCAGGATATTGCAAACATTACGTTTGAATCTGCAAGGCGATATTCTGAATTAGCCTACAGTATTTATGAAGATACTCTTGTTAGAAATTCCAGCGTAATCCAGCCTATCAATGAAATGAGAAGGGAGATAAGGAGCAATAAAAGTTCAGCAGTGAAGGGCTCCTTCAAATATGCAAACTGGTGGTTTGAAAACATGACCGTTTACCAAGACACACTTCGTGAAGTACAGATCCGTCTCGCTTTGGAAATTGATGAAATCCTGCGGAAGGAAGCAGAGgatgatttaaaaaatatagttatcatttctgttgtgtttggtatcaTCTTGATCATCTGCCCACTCATCGTGTTTGCTGTATACTCACTGACCTCAGCGATCcagaaatattctatttcaatTGCGAATAG AACGAAGGCTTTAAACAAAGAGAAGAAGCGGACAGACACCTTACTGTACCAAATGTTACCACGATCTGTTGCCGAACGGCTGAAACGAGACGAGGAAATTGGACCCGAGAACTATCCCGAATCAACTGTCCTGTTTAGCGATATCATGGGCTTCACACAGATTGCTGCACAGTGTTCTCCTATGCAAGTGGTTGACATGTTGAATAGGCTTTACTTGTGCTTTGACGAACGACTGGAACTGTTCGATGTGTATAAAGTCGAGACAATTGGAGACGCATATATGGTGGTATCTG GCGTACCAAAGCTGAACGGGCGCCGCCATGCTACAGAGGTTGCATCTATGGCTGTGGATATTGTTGAGCACATAGATCGCCTAGAAATACCTCACCTTCCGGGAACAAAGTTTAAATTGAGAATTGGTTGTCACTCAG GTCCGGTAGTGGCGGCTGTGATTGGAACTAAAATGCCTCGTTACTGCCTCTTCGGTGTCACCATCAATGTAGCCTCTGCCATGGAGTCGTTTGGAGCAG CAAACAAAATTCATATAAGTGAGACAACTCGTGACCTTCTGTGTGAATTTGGTGGGTTTGTTGTTGAACTGAGAACTGACATCCCGGTGCAG
- the LOC117344692 gene encoding histidine-rich glycoprotein-like produces the protein MRPLADLTFKYLQSYKTSNNQTYTHQTYNHQTCNHQTYNHQTINHQTYNHQTNNHQTYNHQTNNHQTYNHQTCNHQTYNHQTYNHQIYNHQTCNHQTYNHQTSNHQIYNHQTNNHQTNNHQTYNHQTYNHQTYNHQTYNHQTYNHQTYNHQTYNHQACNHQTYNHQTNNHQTNNHQTNNHQTNNHQTYNHQTYNHQTYNHQTYNHQTYNYQTYNHQTYNHQTYNHQTNNHQTNNHQTYNHQTINHQTNNHQTYNHQTYNHQTINHQTNNHQIYNHQTNSHQTCNHQTYNHQTYNHQTYNHQTYNHQTYNHQTYNHQTNNHQTYNHQTYNHQTYNHQTYNHQTYNHQTNNHQTYNHQTYNHQTYNHQTYNHQTYNHQTNNHQTYNHQTYNHQTYNHQTYNHQTYNHQTYNHQTYNHQTNNHQTNNHQTYNHQTYNHKTYNHQTYNHQTYNHQTYNHQTYNHQTNNHQTYNHQTYNHQTYNHQTNNHQTCNHQTYNHQTYNHQTYNHQTYNHQTYNHQTYNHQTYNHQTYNHQTNNHQTYNHQTYNHQTYNHQTYNHQTYNHQTYNHQTCNHQTYHYLIYNHQFHHYQTTTIIFTTIRLPPSDLLPSLELQPSVSPLSDYHHHIYHHQTTTIRLTTIIRITTISFTTIRLPPLYLPPSDYHH, from the exons ATGCGACCCTTAGCG GACTTGACATTCAAGTATTTGCAGTCTTATAAGACTTCCAATAACCAGACTTACACCCACCAGACTTACAACCACCAGACGTGCAACCACCAGACTTATAACCACCAGACTATCAACCACCAGACTTACAACCACCAGACTAACAACCACCAGACTTATAACCACCAGACTAACAACCACCAGACTTACAACCACCAGACGTGCAACCACCAGACTTATAACCACCAGACTTACAACCATCAGATTTACAACCACCAGACGTGCAATCATCAGACTTATAACCATCAGACTTCCAATCACCAGATTTACAACCACCAGACTAACAATCACCAGACTAACAACCACCAGACTTATAACCATCAGACTTACAACCATCAGACTTACAACCATCAGACTTACAACCATCAGACTTACAACCATCAGACTTACAATCATCAGACTTACAACCACCAGGCGTGCAATCATCAGACTTATAACCACCAGACTAACAACCACCAGACTAACAACCACCAGACTAACAACCACCAGACTAACAACCACCAGACTTACAACCACCAGACTTATAACCACCAGACTTACAACCACCAGACTTATAACCACCAGACTTATAACTATCAGACTTATAACCACCAGACTTATAACCATCAGACTTATAACCACCAGACTAACAACCACCAGACTAACAACCACCAGACTTATAACCACCAGACTATCAACCATCAGACTAACAACCACCAGACTTATAACCACCAGACTTATAACCACCAGACTATCAACCATCAGACTAACAACCACCAGATTTACAACCACCAGACTAACAGCCACCAGACGTGCAATCATCAGACTTACAACCACCAGACTTATAACCACCAGACTTACAACCATCAGACTTACAACCACCAGACTTATAACCACCAGACTTACAACCATCAGACTAACAACCACCAGACTTATAACCACCAGACTTACAACCATCAGACTTACAACCACCAGACTTACAACCATCAGACTTATAACCACCAGACTAACAACCACCAGACTTATAACCACCAGACTTACAACCACCAGACTTATAACCATCAGACTTATAACCACCAGACTTACAACCATCAGACTAACAACCACCAGACTTATAACCACCAGACTTACAACCACCAGACTTATAACCACCAGACTTACAACCACCAGACTTATAACCACCAGACTTATAACCACCAGACTTATAACCACCAGACTAACAACCACCAGACTAACAACCATCAAACTTATAACCATCAGACTTACAACCACAAGACTTACAACCACCAGACTTACAACCATCAGACTTACAACCACCAGACTTATAACCACCAGACTTACAACCATCAGACTAACAACCACCAGACTTATAACCACCAGACTTACAACCATCAGACTTACAACCATCAGACTAACAACCACCAGACGTGCAATCATCAGACTTACAACCACCAGACTTATAACCACCAGACTTACAACCACCAGACTTATAACCACCAGACTTATAACCACCAGACTTACAACCATCAGACTTACAACCACCAGACTTACAACCATCAGACTAACAACCACCAGACTTATAACCACCAGACTTACAACCATCAGACTTACAACCACCAGACTTACAACCACCAGACTTATAACCACCAGACTTACAACCATCAGACGTGCAATCATCAGACCTACCACTATCTAATTTACAACCATCAGTTTCACCACTATCAGACTACCACCATCATATTTACCACCATCAGACTACCACCATCAGACTTACTACCATCATTAGAATTACAACCATCTGTTTCACCACTATCAGACTACCACCATCATATTTACCACCATCAGACTACCACCATCAGACTTACTACCATCATTAGAATTACAACCATCAGTTTCACCACTATCAGACTACCACCATTATATTTACCACCATCAGACTACCACCATTAG